CTATCGCTAGGTAGCAACCCTTTGTACCGACCATTGTAGCACGTGTGTAGCCCTGGTCGTAAGGGCCATGATGACTTGACGTCGTCCCCGCCTTCCTCCAGTTTGTCACTGGCAGTATCCTTAAAGTTCCCACCCGAAGTGCTGGCAAATAAGGAAAAGGGTTGCGCTCGTTGCGGGACTTAACCCAACATCTCACGACACGAGCTGACGACAGCCATGCAGCACCTGTATGTAAGTTCCCGAAGGCACCAATCCATCTCTGGAAAGTTCTTACTATGTCAAGACCAGGTAAGGTTCTTCGCGTTGCATCGAATTAAACCACATGCTCCACCGCTTGTGCGGGCCCCCGTCAATTCATTTGAGTTTTAGTCTTGCGACCGTACTCCCCAGGCGGTCTACTTATCGCGTTAGCTGCGCCACTAAAGCCTCAAAGGCCCCAACGGCTAGTAGACATCGTTTACGGCATGGACTACCAGGGTATCTAATCCTGTTTGCTCCCCATGCTTTCGTACCTCAGCGTCAGTATTAGGCCAGATGGCTGCCTTCGCCATCGGTATTCCTCCAGATCTCTACGCATTTCACCGCTACACCTGGAATTCTACCATCCTCTCCCATACTCTAGCTCCCCAGTATCGAATGCAATTCCTAAGTTAAGCTCAGGGATTTCACATCCGACTTAAAAAGCCGCCTACGTACGCTTTACGCCCAGTAAATCCGATTAACGCTCGCACCCTCTGTATTACCGCGGCTGCTGGCACAGAGTTAGCCGGTGCTTATTCTGCGAGTAACGTCCACTATCTTTAGGTATTAACCAAAGTAGCCTCCTCCTCGCTTAAAGTGCTTTACAACCATAAGGCCTTCTTCACACACGCGGCATGGCTGGATCAGGGTTCCCCCCATTGTCCAATATTCCCCACTGCTGCCTCCCGTAGGAGTCTGGGCCGTGTCTCAGTCCCAGTGTGGCGGATCATCCTCTCAGACCCGCTACAGATCGTCGCCTTGGTAGGCCTTTACCCCACCAACTAGCTAATCCGACTTAGGCTCATCTATTAGCGCAAGGTCAAATGATCCCCTGCTTTCCCCCGTAGGGCGTATGCGGTATTAGCGTCCCTTTCGAAACGTTGTCCCCCACTAATAGGCAGATTCCTAAGTATTACTCACCCGTCCGCCGCTAGGTCCAGTAGCAAGCTACCTTTCCCCGCTCGACTTGCATGTGTTAAGCCTGCCGCCAGCGTTCAATCTGAGCCATGATCAAACTCTTCAGTTTAAAATCAATAGTGCTTTATTCAAAACACCAAATCTTGGCTCATCAATTTTCTGACATTAATTTCTCAAATAAACTTCGAGTAATTTCTACCATTAATCAATGAAAATAATTTCGATCAATCAATCAGTAAAAATCCACACAAGTTGTTCTTCATATTCTCTTAATGATCTTCTTAATGCTTCGTCAGCATCAAGCTAGGTCGGCTATATTACTCTCTATCTCTAGAAAGTCAACATGTAATGAAAATTATTTTTAATCCTTCCTTCTAAAACCCAACTTAATCAATTCAACCAAGTCATTGTTTTATCAGAAGTTTTAATCTTCATCACCGCCGATGGATGTGCATTCTACAGCATTTCAGATACGACGCAACCCCTTTTTTTATCTTTTCCTATTTTTTTTACTCATTCGCTACCTTTTTAAGCAATTTTTTATGTTGTTTTTAACTTTTAAGGTGATTTGAGTTAAATACATACTGTCGAACTGCTGTTAGAATAGCGCCATGATTGTCACAAGTTCGTTCCTTGTAACTTACATTTAGGACTTTATATGCATCGTTTTAATTTTTTATGGGCAAGTATGCTGTGCATAGGCTTGACCTCAACTGCATTTGCTCAAGATGCATCTTCAGAATCTCTTGTTCAGGAAAGCGAGAAGGCTACCCAAACAACAGAGAATACTGAAGCTGTTACAATAGAAAATGCAACTATAGATAGTAAGCATCCACGTTTTGATGCTTTAAAAGAATTAAAGTATGTCAAAGTTGAAAACTTAAAAGTGAATGCTAATGCTGCTCAAGCGGATGATGTAAAAGATCCATTACAACCATTAAATCGTGAAATCTTTGCATTTAATGATATGTTAGATCGTAATGTTGCACGTCCACTTGCTGTGCAATATTCAGAAAAAGTGCCTGAAGATGTACGTGGCTCTTATAGCTCATTCCGTAAAAATTTGAGTGAGCCGTGGAATGCGGTCAATCAATTAGCACAAGGTCGTTTTAGCCGTGCCGCAAAAACATTAGGTCGTTTTACGATTAATACAGTGACTTCTTTAGGTTTTGCAGATCCTGCAAAACGTTTAGGTATGCCAAATGAAGATGAATCATTGGGTACAACTTTAGGTTATTATGGTGTTCCAAGTGGTCCTTATTTAATGTTGCCACTTTTTGGACCAAGCACTTTACGTAATTCTTTAGATTATGTTGCTGAAAGTTATGCAAACCCACTGACTTATACAGTAGATAATGCAGATCAGTCAGGTTATATCTGGGGAAATCGTCTAATGGGGGGTATTAATGCCCGTTCACGCTTATTAGAGTTTGAAGGTGCTTTACAAGGTGATAGATATGCTGCGATTCGTGATATTTATTTACAACGTCAAAGTTATAATATTGCCAAGAAAAAAGGGTTAGATAGCGAAGCTATTTCCTTTGTTGATGATGTAGATGAAGATACTTCAACAGATGCCGAGCAATAATTTAAATCCACCTTTTTCACATATTTTGTAAAAAATTATCTGATATTGGCATATCCTCGGATGTGTCAATATCTCTTGGTTATCTATTTTACATCGTCTAACATATATTCAGACATATACGCTTTATAGCAGGATTATTGAATCACTTTATGTATTTCATTCAGCCCACTCGTACCATACCCAATTTAGACCAAGTACTAAATGCCCTTCCGAGTCTGCAAATGATCAATATTGAAGATATTCATTTGTATGATCCTACAGTCATTGCCATTGCAGATGTACAAGACTATTTACAACACCAGTGGAACTTACCGACAGTTGCTATTGCATTTGAAAATGAAGGTACAGCGCTTTCCCAAGCTTGGGAACTTGGTGCTTTAGCAGGTTGGATTTGGACACGTTTGCCTGCACACCCTGAACATTCATTATTAAAAATAGACGCACAATATAAACGTAATCAAGACAGTCGTGATTTACCGTCTGCTGCAGAATTACAAAAAAAACTACTGCCAAATCCAATTGAACTACAGAACTATAAAGTAGAAACTTTATTTAAGCCTTCAGCATATTTGTCTGGAGATTGGTACGATTATTGGAAAATTAGCGATAAAGAAATCATTTTTTATCTTGCTGATGTTTCAGGACATGGCGTTACTAGCTCTTTGCTAACATCATGGATGGCAGCGTTTCATGGGCGTTCTAAAACACCTAGAGAATTGATTAAAAAACTCAATGGAATGTTGGTGCAGGAAAATATCGAAAAGCACATTACCATGATTGCAGGGATTTTAAACTTAGAAACCCATGCTTTAAAATGGTCAAGTGCAGGACACTATCCTCCTCCGATTATTTTTGAACCGAACCAAGCACCTCGTGTTTTAAATACCAGTAGTTTTCCTTTAGGGTTAACCGAAGACCTTGAAGTTGAAGAGTTTGATTTGGTATTAAATCGCCATGCACGTTTTATTATTTGCTCAGATGGTGCGCTTGAACCTTATACAGGTGGCTTAAACGAACAGTTTTCACAACTCGTCTATCATTTGCAAAATCAATCATTCCAAACCCCAAATCACGTTGCTGATGATATTGCCATCCTCAGTTTAAGAAGAATGAATTAGCATATTATTCAAAAACTTAATTCAATATAGACTATTCTCTAACGCGTCAATACTTGAGTATAGAGTTGCGCTATGTGATAATTTTCCCATCCTTCTCTGCAAATGGCATTTATATGTCAACAGGTCATGTTGAATATGCAAGCTTGAATGGAACGCATATTTTCAAACTTATTGGTGAAGTGCGAGCCCAATCTTGTATAAGCTTAGATAAACTTTTGGCGCGGATTGAACAGCAAAAAAACGTCATTGGCGCTATTGTTGATTTAACCCAAACCACATTTATAGATAGTACAGTTTTAGGTGTACTGGCAAAGTTAGGCTTAAAGCTGAAACAAATCCATCATATCCAAGCTGTAATGCTATCCACAAATCCCGATATTACAACGCTTGCCAATAGCATGGGCTTAGGGCAGGTTTTTGTCATCCTCAATTATTGTGGTGATCCGAATGTCTGCACTCAGGCATTACTCGATGATAATGTCAATCATAGTACGATGTTAACCACGGTTTTAGATGCGCATAAAACATTAATGAAGCTCAATGAAAACAATCAAAATATGTTCGAGCCATTGGTAAAACAGCTTGAAAAACAGCAAGATGACATGGAATGTGTATCTCAAAGTGTGCCACAGCATAACGCTTAGCATTAAAATAAGGAAAAATCATGACTTTACTTTCTGTTGTTCAAATGAACTCTCAAAATGACATTGAGGCCAACTTTAGTGTGATTGAGTCGTTGATTCAACAAAGTAAAGCAAATGGTGCTTCTTTAATTGTTTTTCCTGAAAATTTTGTCTGTTTTGCTGCAGGTAAACAGCGTGAAACAGCTGAACGCTTTGAAGAGTTTCAACAGCGTTTAGAGCGTCTTGCAGTGCAATATCAAATCTGGATTGTTGCAGGCACCTTGCCTTGCCCTTTCCGCCCCGACGGTTCGACGATTTCAGATGGTCGTGTTCGTACAGTAAGCCTGTGTATCAGCCCTGAACGGACTGAAGCACGTTATGACAAAATTCATTTGTTTGATGTGCAAGTCGGTGATTCGGTGGGGGGCTATCAAGAGTCAAAATTCTTTGAACCTGGTACAGATGTGGTTGTAGCAAAAACACCTTTTGGCAATATTGGCTTAATGGTCTGTTATGACTTACGTTTTCCTGAACTTGCTTTAACCTTGAGATCGCAAGGTGCCAATATTTTGACTGCGCCTGCTGCATTTACCTATACCACTGGCGAAATGCATTGGCAGTTATTGCTTCAAGCACGTGCCATGGACAGTCAATGTCAGGTTTTAGGTGCAGCGCAACAAGGTTGGCATGGTGAAAAGCGTCAAACTTGGGGGCATGCAGGCGCAAGCAATAGTCGTGGTCAGATTTTAGAGATCACCAATCAAGAAGGTGCGCAGCTTTTGACTGTACCTTTTGATTTAGCAGAGCAGGAAGCCATTCGTGCTTCTATGCCTTTGATGCAACATCGTATTTTAGTGCAATACTGAACATCATTTTGCATTGCATCTCACTTTTCAATCCCTGATAAATTTACAAAAACACTGCTTATTCTTTTCTCACTTTCAGACAGGATAATGGTTCAAATAACATACACAGGGATTTACCATGTCTTTAGAAAAAGTTGTTTATACCGCACATGCAAAAGCTACAGGCGGTCGTGATGGTCGTGCTACTTCCTCAGATAATATTTTAGATGTAAAACTCGCAGTACCTACAGAAATGGGAGGTGCAGGTGGTGGAACCAATCCTGAACAGCTTTTTGCTGCGGGTTATTCTGCATGTTTCTTAGGTGAAATGAAGTTTGTGGCGAATCGTGATCACATCAAAATTCCACATGATGCTTTTATTGAAGGCAATGTCGGCATTGGTCCAATTCCTACAGGTTTCGGCATCGAAGTGAAACTTGATATTCATTTGGAAGGTTTAGAGCAAGCTGAAGCACAAAAATTGGTAGACGCTGCACATATTGTTTGTCCTTATTCAAATGCAACACGTGGTAATATTGATGTGACGTTAAATGTGATTGTTTAAAACGTTGTATAAGTAAAATCAACCTGAAGGATATAAATTTTCTTTGGGTTGTATTTCAATATAAATTAAAACATGCTCTATTCTTTTTAAAATACGTCATTGTTAAAAAAATTATTATGATGATTCAGCTTCAAATGACTTAAAACATCATGAAACGTTTTAATTAGGCTAATCCTATAAAAGCTATGAATAATTTTTAGTTATCTCCCCAAATGAGCAGTTTACCAATATCATCTATATGAAGCTTATGCATATGATTCATTTTTTCTAATCGCTGTTCAAAAATTTCTAATTCTTTTTTCGCTAATTCAACGGCATTTTCCAAATCAGAACGATAAAAATGGATCGGATCTTGTGCAGGTGGTGGAAAAAATCCTTCATCATGCTCATCAACTGTAAAATCAAACGTTATCTGCTCACCTTAAATTTTAATTTGTGGCTCAGGATGCCCCTCATAAAAAAATGCCTTATTCGTTGCTAAATTTTCCCAATACTGAATATCAGAAAGAGTGCCACAGCATTGTGGAAAATATTGATCAGTCCCATTTATTTGTAAAACATAACCGCCAAAAAATGCGACTACTTGAGACCGTTCGTATATTCCTTCTCTCAAATCTTGCGTATGATCAATGATTATTTTGATCAAATTACGTTCTGAAATTTCTAAAATTTTACAAATTGATGACCCTGGGCTATAAGGCTTAAAATCATCTAAAAAACCCGCTTTTTTATAACAGTCAGCATGATATTGATTCCATAAATGAGCATAATCCCAATATGGATATTGATCAGGAGGTGAAATGCCTTGATTGTTATACCCCAATTCAATAACAGGTATTAGCGCTAAGGTTATCATCCATTCGTCCATAAAAATAAATGCAAAATTTTAAGGACCATGCCCACCATGACATGAACGCCCTTCTTGATACTTTGAAGCGATACGAAAGCACTTATTTCGCGCACCTTCCGCATTACCTTTATAACTGCCTAAACATGTTTGATAACACTGTTCACGTTCAGGCTCATCAAATTTTGCTTTTGGCGGTGTGACATTACGATGACATCCGCACAGTGCTAAAGCTAAAAAACCGAGCAAGAATAATATTCTCATCACTCTGCTGCTTCATTCGTCACACGTAAAACCTCTTCCATCGTAGTTTTACCTGCCAAGACTTTACGCAAACCATCATCACGAATCGAACCTGCATCACGACGTGCATATTCCTCAAGTTCATACTCAGCCGCATTGCCATGAATCAAACGACGCATTTGCTCATCAATAGGCACAATTTCATAAATTGCGGTACGACCTGTAAAACCAGTATGCGAACAATGGTCACAGCCTTGTGGTACAGGAAGTTTTAAATCAACTGCGTTAGAAACAGGCTTAAAAATAGCTTTTTCAAAATCATCCGCTTCACGCCATGTATGACATTGCGAACAGATTGTTCTCACCAAACGCTGCGCAATCACCCCAATCAAGGAACTCGATAATAAAAACGGTTCAATTCCCATATCTTTTAAACGTGTCACTGCACCAATTGCGGTATTGGTATGTAGCGTAGATAAAACCAAGTGACCTGTTAATGAGGCTTGCACGGCAATTTCTGCGGTTTCAAGATCACGAATCTCACCCACCATCACCACATCAGGGTCTTGACGAAGCATGGCTTTTAAAGCACGGGCAAAAGTCATATCCACTTTACTATTGACTTGTGTCTGTCCAATCCCTTCAAGCTGATACTCAATCGGGTCTTCGGCAGTCAAAATATTTTTAGAACCATCATTTAAGTCAGAAAGCGCAGCATACAGCGTGGTGGTTTTACCCGAACCCGTAGGCCCTGTCACAAGGATAATGCCGTGCGGACGATGAACCAAAGTTGTTAAACGCTCATAATCACTTGGCATTAAACCTAAATGGGTCATGTTCAAACGCCCTGCTTGCTTATCCAGCAAACGCATCACCACACGTTCACCATGCGAGGAGGGTAAAGTTGAAACACGAACATCGACTTCACGTCCTGCAAGACGCAAAGAAATACGACCATCTTGCGGAATACGCTTTTCAGCAATATCAAGTTTTGCCATGACTTTGATACGAGAAACCAAAAGTGGTGCAAGTTCACGGCGTGGTTGGACGATTTCACGTAACTGACCATCAACCCGTAAACGTACAGAAAGTTTCTTTTCAAAAGCTTCAATATGAATATCGGATGCGCCTACACGAATGGCTTCGGAGAGTAAGGCATTAATTAGGCGAACAATCGGTGCATCATCTTCCTGATCCATTAAATCTTCTGTTTCAGGAACTTGATCTGCTAAACTCAATAAATCAGGATGGTCTTCTAAGCCTGCTGCAACTTGTTGAGACTCACCTGTTTCACCCGCATAACTTGACGTGAGTAATTGATTAAACTCAGTTTCGGTAGAAAGTTGATGCTGTGCAGGACGACCTAAATAACGGCGGGCTTCTTGAATGGCAATCTGTGTGGTATTTTCACGACGGACAATAAAAACTTGGTCGCCTTCGTAACGCAATAGCACTCCATGCCGTTTCGCAAAACTATAAGGTATTTGTAATTGTTTAAGAACTTGCATTACAACTTATATTAATGATTAAAATTGTTTTGAGTGTACTCTAAGCGCATGACAGCGTGAAGTCTGTTTTCAACAAATGATCAGAGGAATAATGAGCTTTGTCGATCAAAAATGAACATCTAGAACCAGAGCTTCCTGATCTAAAATGGTGGGGAGAACAAAAATTTGAGCTAAATCAAGCCAAAGCATGGCAATTTGGCTCATTAATGATGCGTCTAACTCGAGGACTCCAAGAATGGCGCTTGGAATATTATCGCCCACAAATGCAATATGACTATGAGCAACAATGGAGTTGTATTCAAGATGTCAATTTTGGCTTTCCACAGCCTGTGCATGTTGAACGCTATATGTTTAGAGAAACCCATAATCATTTTCAACTGATGCCACGCTTAGCGGATCGTTCAGTGGTGATTCGCCCTGTAGATCCCATTTATATTCCTGCAGGGCAACGTGGAACTTTATATATTAGCACCCCACTTTGGGTGGCAGGTTTTGTACAAGCGCAGAAAGAACCCCTATTTGATATTCCCGTCATTTTGCCCAAAGATACATGGTTTGGCCCTGACCATCGTACTGGTGAAATGTGTTATGCCACTTCAGTAGATGGACGTACCGAACTTAATCTATTACGTCCTCGTGCCTTTCGTGCTGTCACGCCGATTGTTTTTCATAATATTAGTCATCATCAATTACGTTTTGATCGTATGAATGTACCTGTACCGGCATTACCGTTATTTTATAGTGAAAGTACAGGACGGCTTTGGACATCGCAAATTAAAGTCATTTATGAAGGTGATGACCGCCCTGCACGAATTAAAATTGAAAATCGCACGCCGCCTTTGGCAGGTGAAGTCAGTTATGTACATCCACCACGTTCGCCAGGTGGTGCGCTATTTAATATGTTTGATTCATTCTTCTAAGAGGTCAGCATGGCAGACAGTAATATTCCCAAAGACATTGCTGATAATTTAAAAGGTATTTTCACCAATATTAATACTGACCGACTCAGTGAAATTGTGGTCGCAATTGTACTGTGTTTTGTGGGTTTTTTATTGGCACGAATCATTTCCAATACTTTTATTCGAACCATTGGTGCCAAGTTTAATGCACATCAACGCTTGGTATGGCGACGAGGGATTTTTTATTTTATTTTCATGATTTTTGTGATGGCGAGTTTAAAAGAAGCAGGCTTTAAACTCAGTGTCTTTTTAGGTGCAGCAGGGATTTTGACCGTTGCTTTGGGTTTTGCCTCACAAACGTCAGCCTCAAATTTAATTAGTGGTTTGTTCTTGATTGGCGAAGGCTCTTTTGAAATTGGCGATACCATTCAGATCACCTTAATCCGTGGGCATACTATTGAAGGTGAAGTGATTTCGATTGATTTACTTTCTGTCAAACTGCTCACTTGGGATAATGTGTATGTACGTTTACCGAATGAGCAACTCATTCGGGCACCTGTACATAATTTATCAAAGTTTCCGATACGGCGCATCTTGATCACTTTGGCAATTAATTTTAATGAAGATATCAACAAAGTACGTGAAGTGTTGTTAGACCTTGCCAATGATTATCCTTTGGTTTTAGCTGACCCTAAACCACGTTTAAGTGTGACCTCTTTTGGTGAATCTTCAATTGAGTTGCATTATGCGTTGTGGTGTAAACAAAGCAATTATATGCAAGTCAAAGATGAAATCCATGAACAAATTCGCAATCGTTTTGTTGAAAATCAGATTGAAATTCCTGTGCCTAAAATTGGTTTTGTAGATCGTCCCATAACCCAACATAGCGCATTAGCCAATGAAGATGTGGATGCCTATGCAAATGCGCAAGAACTCAAAATGCAAAAAGATCAAGATAAGCATTTATAAACACGCACAATTTCAATTAAAAATTGCGATAGAAAAAACCCTCTAATCTCTAGAGGGTTTTTTATTTCTAATGATTTAACGCTTTTGTTTCAGGAATAGGGGCAATATAAGCAATGATCAGCATGACAAAACCTGCGCCTAAAAAAGAAATAACCCGTGTTAATGTGCCGATATGTGAGAGGTCAAGTAAGACTAATTTTAAGGTCACAAGCATTAAAATACTGCCGCCTAAAATCCATAAAGCGCGCATATTTTTCTTTGTTGCATAACTCATGGTAATAAAAGCCAAACTCACCCAAAGCAAAGTAAAACTCAATTGAATTGTCGCGTTTTGCCAAATCGCAAGCGTATTATATGGTGTAGACAAATAGACATGTAATGCCCGTAAAATCACATAACTACTCAACCAAAGTAAACTTAAAACTGACAACACAGCCACAATTCCACGATCCATTCCCTGTTTAAGTTGCAAACTCAACATCCAAATAAAACCAAATAAAATCGCAATACTGATCAAGTCAAAAGGATTGAATACAGGAAGTAGATAAAACTGAAAAGGTTGTTGTGAAAATAATTGTGAACATACAATCCAGATAAGCATCAAAACCAAGCTACTTCGTGTTTGCCAAAACATTGTCCAATTCAAATTTTCTTTTTGACTAAAACACCATGCACAGAATACTAAAGGTAGAATCACCACACTGATATAAGGCAGCGCAGGCAAAATACTCAAACTCATCAAGCTTAAGCTCAACAAAGTTCCCAAACTCACCCATTCTTTTTCAAGTTTTAAACCAATAGCCGGACGCAACCATAACCCTGTCAACAGTGCACCACTAAAGAAAATGCCTGCTTGCTCAATCGTATTTAACCAGAGGATACTGCCATTTTCACTACGATGAATGACGAAGAATAATGCAAAAATATAAAGTGGGATCACCCCAATCCATTTTGGAATCAGCCATGACCATGATGCTTTACGCCATAACATCACGCGATTTAAAATGACATATAAGCCACTCATCAATATTAAAGTGACAATATACTGAGATGGTCCTTCAAGATAATCCACCCACAAAAACAATTGCATAGCGGTTGCCGACAGCAACAACATACTCAAAAAAGTAATACTGCTATAGGTTAATTGTTGTTGAAACTTTTCATAGGCATTAGCAAGTAAAACCACAGCAAAATAGCTGATACTCAGCACCCAATACATCAAACTTGGAAAATGTGCAGATTCAAATAAATAATATAAGCTCGACAAGCCCGCAACCAGTAATAAAGCACTCGCCAGATAACGACTCACTGTAGATTTTTTATATAAAGCAAATACAAAAATCAGTACACCTTCCACCGCCCATCCCATCACACTCCATTCATCTTGTAAAAGAAGTGGCGGAATTAATGTGATAAAAATCAACATTAAACTAAAATAGCTTTGTGAAATAATTTTGACGGCTTGATTGCGCTTCGCCAATAGATACAGCACCGCAAATAACACCGCAAATGCTAGACTCAGACTGGCTTGCCAAACTGTTTTTTCAAAATAAATCAAATATAAAAAAGTATAAGCAACCAATGGCGCACCAAAAATGAGGGCGATGTCTAAAGCAGGTTTTAACTGAAATTGTTGTACATCTTTTTGTGCGATCAACTGACTAAAACGAAACCCTAACCAAATAAAAATGGCTGTATGTGCAAGCACCAAAAATGCCAAAGCATCATGTTGCTGCGTTTGCCCATGAATAAAGGCATAGCTTCCTGCAACAATCACCGTCATTAAAAATGCGATTTGATTGAGAATTTTCCACGGGCGCAAGGTCGTTAAAATCGCGACACAGAAATTAATGACCCAATAATATGCAACAAATTCTACTGCTGTTGCTGCCCGCACAGGCAAAGTAAAAGGTGCTGCGGCGGCAACGACCATTGCCATTAAAGCCAATTCAATACTCTGCTGTTTTAAACTTAAAGTCAGCGTGAGTGCCATGACCATAGCAAAACAGATACTCGCAACATAAATATTCGGAATGACATGATTGTAATAAGCAAAAAATAGCGTTAAAAATAGTCCCGCCAATCCAAGTCCTTCAAGTGCTAAAGCAAAACTTCTATTTTTATTCTGTAGAAAAATACCAATCCCTGTAAGCACGAAGCTTAGTATTGCAACGATTGCCAATTTTAAAGATAAACTGACCTGCCAATGTTCCGTTGCAAAACGCAGTAATAAAATAATCCCAATGACCAATACAACAGTTGCGGCTTTTAAGACAGGATTGCCTTGAAAAATCCATTGTTTAATTTGCTGGATTAAACTCATTTCAGGATGAGTTTCAGATAACTGTTGGGTCGAATTTGAAATAGCCGCAGCATTGTTTTCTGGTGTGATAGATTGTTGCTGCACATGGTTCAGCTTTTCTTGTAATTGCTGTACAGAACGCTCTAAACGTCTTAGCCACCTTAGAAAAAAGAAAATCCAACAGGTTAAACCCAAGCCTATTAGCCAACCCCATTGCAGGCTCATGCCCACAACCGCAAGCAACGAGGAAATATAAAGCGGTACTTTAGAGGTGAACCGTAAAGTCAGATGTTGTTGCGCTGAAAGATCAAGCAAAGGCTTTTGCAAAACATCGACATAATGCATTACGCTCATCACAAATGCCAAAGCGCAGACATAGGTCACGACTTCCGTCTTTAAAAACCACGCTGAAACCGCAACAATCGTTAAGACCATTAACCAAATAATACGAATCTCACTCTGCCCTTTGAGCATATTTCTCTGTCTCTCTCCTGAGTATTTGGATGATACAACAGTCAAACGCTGAGTTCTGATGAATTCATCAGATATTCGGTAACTATCGTTCTACATCATGATGCTATGCTCCTTTCCAAAATCACGTACAATACTGCTATTAATTGAATTAGGAATGTTGCAATGCCACCATTTGTTTTGGTCGATGGGTCATACTTTTTATTTCGTGCCTTTCATGCACTACCACCATTAACCACCTCAACAGGTTTACAAACCAATGCAATTCGTGGTGCTATTTCTGCAATTCAAAAGTTAATGCGCCGTGTTCAACCTACGCATATGGCCGTGATTTTCGACACACCAGAACCTACTTTTCGTCATCAACTTTCACCGATTTATAAAGGTGATCGTCCAAGTATGCCTGACGAACTTGCTCAACAAATTCCTTATTTACATGCCTTAATTCGTGCGCTAGGGATTCCACTTCATATGCTACCTGGTGCCGAAGCGGATGATATTATTGGTACTTTAGCCAAACGTGCTGAAGCTGCAGGTCATCAAGTCCTGATCTCAACAGGCGACAAAGACATGGCGCAATTGGTCACTGAAAAAGTGACGCTCGAAGACAGCTTTAAAGATAAACCCATGAATATTGAAGGGGTCATTGAAAAGTTTGGTGTCCGTCCA
The DNA window shown above is from Acinetobacter piscicola and carries:
- the gspE gene encoding type II secretion system ATPase GspE; the protein is MQVLKQLQIPYSFAKRHGVLLRYEGDQVFIVRRENTTQIAIQEARRYLGRPAQHQLSTETEFNQLLTSSYAGETGESQQVAAGLEDHPDLLSLADQVPETEDLMDQEDDAPIVRLINALLSEAIRVGASDIHIEAFEKKLSVRLRVDGQLREIVQPRRELAPLLVSRIKVMAKLDIAEKRIPQDGRISLRLAGREVDVRVSTLPSSHGERVVMRLLDKQAGRLNMTHLGLMPSDYERLTTLVHRPHGIILVTGPTGSGKTTTLYAALSDLNDGSKNILTAEDPIEYQLEGIGQTQVNSKVDMTFARALKAMLRQDPDVVMVGEIRDLETAEIAVQASLTGHLVLSTLHTNTAIGAVTRLKDMGIEPFLLSSSLIGVIAQRLVRTICSQCHTWREADDFEKAIFKPVSNAVDLKLPVPQGCDHCSHTGFTGRTAIYEIVPIDEQMRRLIHGNAAEYELEEYARRDAGSIRDDGLRKVLAGKTTMEEVLRVTNEAAE
- the gigA gene encoding RsbU family protein phosphatase GigA, translating into MYFIQPTRTIPNLDQVLNALPSLQMINIEDIHLYDPTVIAIADVQDYLQHQWNLPTVAIAFENEGTALSQAWELGALAGWIWTRLPAHPEHSLLKIDAQYKRNQDSRDLPSAAELQKKLLPNPIELQNYKVETLFKPSAYLSGDWYDYWKISDKEIIFYLADVSGHGVTSSLLTSWMAAFHGRSKTPRELIKKLNGMLVQENIEKHITMIAGILNLETHALKWSSAGHYPPPIIFEPNQAPRVLNTSSFPLGLTEDLEVEEFDLVLNRHARFIICSDGALEPYTGGLNEQFSQLVYHLQNQSFQTPNHVADDIAILSLRRMN
- the gigB gene encoding anti-anti-sigma factor GigB, with product MSTGHVEYASLNGTHIFKLIGEVRAQSCISLDKLLARIEQQKNVIGAIVDLTQTTFIDSTVLGVLAKLGLKLKQIHHIQAVMLSTNPDITTLANSMGLGQVFVILNYCGDPNVCTQALLDDNVNHSTMLTTVLDAHKTLMKLNENNQNMFEPLVKQLEKQQDDMECVSQSVPQHNA
- a CDS encoding organic hydroperoxide resistance protein; the protein is MSLEKVVYTAHAKATGGRDGRATSSDNILDVKLAVPTEMGGAGGGTNPEQLFAAGYSACFLGEMKFVANRDHIKIPHDAFIEGNVGIGPIPTGFGIEVKLDIHLEGLEQAEAQKLVDAAHIVCPYSNATRGNIDVTLNVIV
- a CDS encoding VacJ family lipoprotein; translated protein: MHRFNFLWASMLCIGLTSTAFAQDASSESLVQESEKATQTTENTEAVTIENATIDSKHPRFDALKELKYVKVENLKVNANAAQADDVKDPLQPLNREIFAFNDMLDRNVARPLAVQYSEKVPEDVRGSYSSFRKNLSEPWNAVNQLAQGRFSRAAKTLGRFTINTVTSLGFADPAKRLGMPNEDESLGTTLGYYGVPSGPYLMLPLFGPSTLRNSLDYVAESYANPLTYTVDNADQSGYIWGNRLMGGINARSRLLEFEGALQGDRYAAIRDIYLQRQSYNIAKKKGLDSEAISFVDDVDEDTSTDAEQ
- a CDS encoding carbon-nitrogen hydrolase family protein is translated as MTLLSVVQMNSQNDIEANFSVIESLIQQSKANGASLIVFPENFVCFAAGKQRETAERFEEFQQRLERLAVQYQIWIVAGTLPCPFRPDGSTISDGRVRTVSLCISPERTEARYDKIHLFDVQVGDSVGGYQESKFFEPGTDVVVAKTPFGNIGLMVCYDLRFPELALTLRSQGANILTAPAAFTYTTGEMHWQLLLQARAMDSQCQVLGAAQQGWHGEKRQTWGHAGASNSRGQILEITNQEGAQLLTVPFDLAEQEAIRASMPLMQHRILVQY